Sequence from the Verrucomicrobiota bacterium genome:
CTGGACCATCCAGCCGCAGCACCAATAAGGCAAGGCAGGCAAAGGGTCCGGTGATTTCCGAACCGTTCCCCCCCTTTCTCCCTTTGGTCCGAAAGGTTACAAGGTAAACCCGGCCTCGTGCGCGTCGCGCGCAAACATCTTCACGGTGTCGAGCGAGAGGTCGGTCAGGTCGGTGCCGATCATTTTAATGGCCTTGTTGAGGATGTCGTGCGGCACGGTGACGATGTCGCAGTCGCATTCCTCGGCCTGGATGATGTTGAGCACCTCCCGGACGCTTGCCCAGAGGAGCTCGGCTTTGGGAAGGTGGCTTAACAACGATTTGCTGGCCCGCATGATCGGGTCGGGATGCCGCCCGGTGTCCGCGATGCGCCCGGCAAAAACGGAAACCACCGCCGCAACGTCAGGATTCAACACCGCCGCGACGTGCCGGACCTGGTCCAAAGTCAGGATGGCGGTGATGTTCAGCTGAACCTCCAGGGCGGCCAGTTCCTTGATCAGGGGAATCGCAGATTCGCCGTGCGAATTGGTGATCGGGATTTTGACGAAGACGTTGTGCTGCCAGTCACGGATCTTCAGTGCCTGGCGCCGCATTTCCGGGAATTCATCCGAAAAAACCTCGAACGAAATCGGTTTGGTTTGGACGCTTTGCAGAATTTCTTTCGCGAAACTCTCGTAGTCTTTAACCCCCGCCTTGCGCATCAGCGTCGGATTAGTGGTAAGTCCTTTGATGACCGGATTGCGGTAGAGGTCGAGCATGCCCGCGAGGTCGGCACCGTCGGCAAAGATCTTTACGGAAAGGTAGTCGAGCGTTTTCATCTGGCGGAAGTTGGCATCGTAAGTAATCGCGCTGCGTCCAAAAGGCTGCCGGCCCGGAGATCCGGTGCCTCCCGCAACGGTTCGTCGTAATTCCAATCAATAAAAATGGTTTGGCAACCGGCCCGTTTTCCGCAGTCGACGTCACGCCACCGGTCGCCCACCATGAACGAGCTGGCAAGATCGATTTCCAGTTCCCGCGCCGCCTCGAGAAGCATCCCCGGCCTGGGCTTACGGCACCCGCATGGTTCGCCATACTTTTCGCCCGCATGATAACAGACCTTGACGAGGTCGATCGGCAAACGGCGGCACATCTCGGCATGGATCAGTTCAACCGTCGCCCGGTCCAGCGTGCCTCGCCCGACGTCGGGTTGGTTGGTCACCACCACCAGCAGAAAGCCGGCCGCCCTCAGCCGTGAACACGCTTCGGGCACCCCCGGCAGCAGGTCGAACTCCGCCGATGAGCGGGGCGGGTACGGCTTGGAGTCAACCACGACGGGACGGTTAATTACGCCGTCACGGTCGAGGAAGACAGCGCGGCGTGCCGGGTGTCGAGTGCCGGGTGTCGAGTAACGGAACTGGTCTTCCCGCCGTGTGCCCTTAATCTGTGTCAATCTGTGTAATCTGTGGATGTTTCCTCTTTTCTGCGTTCTCTGCGTGTTCTGCGGATGATTTAATCTTCCCGCCGTGTTCCGCCGTGTTCGCCGTGTGAACTCTTACGTTGTGCCCGCCACCCCCGCTGCGGCCGCCGTGTGAGCGGATTATTTCGTCGATTCCCATTTGGTCTGTTGAACCTTCAGCTTCGGGTGCGA
This genomic interval carries:
- a CDS encoding HAD family hydrolase, with the protein product MKGTRREDQFRYSTPGTRHPARRAVFLDRDGVINRPVVVDSKPYPPRSSAEFDLLPGVPEACSRLRAAGFLLVVVTNQPDVGRGTLDRATVELIHAEMCRRLPIDLVKVCYHAGEKYGEPCGCRKPRPGMLLEAARELEIDLASSFMVGDRWRDVDCGKRAGCQTIFIDWNYDEPLREAPDLRAGSLLDAARLLTMPTSAR
- a CDS encoding transaldolase, translated to MKTLDYLSVKIFADGADLAGMLDLYRNPVIKGLTTNPTLMRKAGVKDYESFAKEILQSVQTKPISFEVFSDEFPEMRRQALKIRDWQHNVFVKIPITNSHGESAIPLIKELAALEVQLNITAILTLDQVRHVAAVLNPDVAAVVSVFAGRIADTGRHPDPIMRASKSLLSHLPKAELLWASVREVLNIIQAEECDCDIVTVPHDILNKAIKMIGTDLTDLSLDTVKMFARDAHEAGFTL